A genomic window from Phaenicophaeus curvirostris isolate KB17595 chromosome 34, BPBGC_Pcur_1.0, whole genome shotgun sequence includes:
- the LOC138732613 gene encoding olfactory receptor 14A16-like, with the protein MTVPHVWRQQMSNSSSITQFLLLPFADSRELQLLHFWLFLGIYLAALVGNGLIIITIAWDHHLHTPMYFFLLNLALLDMGSISTTVPKSMANSLWDTRAISYSGCVAQMFLFIFFLGTEYFLLTVMSYDRYVAICNPLHYGTLLGSRACVHMAAAAWGTGFLSALLHTASTFSLPLCQGNAVDQFFCEIPQILKLSCSHANLREVGLLVVSFLVAFGCFVFIVVSYVQIFRAVLRIPSEQGRHKAFSTCLPHLAVVSLFLSTDTFTYLKPPSFSSPSMNLVVSFLYAVVTPALNPLIYGLRNKDLKDALWELITGQSSDAINS; encoded by the coding sequence ATGACAGTGCCCCATgtctggaggcagcagatgtccaacagcagctccatcacccagttcctcctcctgccattcgcagactcacgggagctgcagctcttgcacttctggctcttcctgggcatctacctggctgccctcgtgggcaacggcctcatcatcatcaccatcgcctgggaccaccacctccacacccccatgtacttcttcctcctcaacctcgccctcctcGACATGggatccatctccaccactgtccccaaatccatggccaattccctctgggacaccagggccatctcctactcaggatgtgttgcccaaatgtttctatttattttcttccttggtacagaatattttcttctcacagtcatgtcctacgaccgctacgttgccatctgcaaccccctgcactacgggaccctcctgggcagcagagcttgtgtccacatggcagcagctgcctggggcactgggtttctctctgctctgctgcacacggccagtacattttccctgcccctgtgccagggcaatgctgtggaccagttcttctgtgaaatcccccagatcctcaagctctcctgctcacatgcCAACCTCCGGGAGGTTGGGCTTCTTGTGGTTAGTTTCTTAGTagcttttggctgttttgttttcattgtggtgtcctatgttcagatcttcagggccgtgctgaggatcccctcggagcagggacggcacaaagccttctccacgtgcctccctcacctggctgtggtctccctgtttctcagcactgaCACGTTTACCTACCTTaagcctccctccttctcctccccatccatgAATTTAGTTGTGTCATTTCTCTATGCAGTGGTAACTCCAGCACTGAATCCCCTCATCTACGGCTTGAGGAACAAGGACCTCAAGGATGCGCTGTGGGAACTTATAACTGGACAGAGCTCTGATGCAATAAATTCCTGa
- the LOC138732615 gene encoding olfactory receptor 14A16-like — MALIWLRGYPNLSLSFSHMTVPHVWRQQMSNSSSITQFLLLPFADSRELQLLHFWLFLGIYLAALLGNGLIIITIAWDHHLHTPMYFFLLNLALLDMGSISTTVPKSMANSLWDTRAISYSGCVAQMFLFIFFLGTEYFLLTVMSYDRYVAICNPLHYGTLLGTRACLHMAAAAWGTGFLSALLHTASTFSLPLCQGNAVDQFFCEIPQILKLSCSHANLREVGLLVVSFLVAFGCFVFIVVSYVQIFRAVLRIPSEQGRHKAFSTCLPHLAVVSLFLSTDMFTYLKPPSFSSPSMNLVVSFLYAVVTPALNPLIYGLRNKDLKDALRELITGQSSDAINS, encoded by the coding sequence atggctttgatttggcTCAGAGGTTATCCtaacttgtcactgtccttCTCTCATATGACAGTGCCCCATgtctggaggcagcagatgtccaacagcagctccatcacccagttcctcctcctgccattcgcagactcacgggagctgcagctcttgcacttctggctcttcctgggcatctacctggctgccctcctgggaaacggcctcatcatcatcaccatcgcctgggaccaccacctccacacccccatgtacttcttcctcctcaacctcgccctcctcGACATGggatccatctccaccactgtccccaaatccatggccaattccctctgggacaccagggccatctcctactcaggatgtgttgcccaaatgtttctatttattttcttccttggtacagaatattttcttctcacagtcatgtcctacgaccgctacgttgccatctgcaaccccctgcactacgggaccctcctgggcaccagagcttgtctccacatggcagcagctgcctggggcactgggtttctctctgctctgctgcacacggccagtacattttccctgcccctgtgccagggcaatgctgtggaccagttcttctgtgaaatcccccagatcctcaagctctcctgctcacatgcCAACCTCAGGGAGGTTGGGCTTCTTGTGGTTAGTTTCTTAGTagcttttggctgttttgttttcattgtggtgtcctatgtgcagatcttcagggctgtgctgaggattccctcggagcagggacggcacaaagccttctccacgtgcctccctcacctggctgtggtctccctgtttctcagcactgaCATGTTTACCTACCTTaagcctccctccttctcctccccatccatgAATTTAGTTGTGTCGTTTCTCTATGCAGTGGTAACTCCAGCACTGAATCCCCTCATCTACGGCTTGAGGAACAAGGACCTCAAGGATGCGCTGCGGGAACTTATAACTGGACAGAGCTCTGATGCAATAAATTCCTGa